The genomic stretch TCGCCTCGACGTGGTGGCTCTACACGCCCGACGTCATGTGGCTCCAACTCTTCGCTTCCGGCTTCATCGCCTTCACCGGCGCAGGCTTCTGGATGCTCTACGGCTCGATCGGTGCCGACATCTACGACTACGACGAACTCGAGCACGGCATGCGTCGCGAGGGCGCATTCACCGCCTGCGGCTCGTGGATCATGAAGGTCGGCCAAGCCGTCGGCATCGGCTTCTCGGGCGTCGTCCTTTCCGCCACCGGCTTCGATGCCGCGCTCGGCGGCGCCCAGACCGAAAGCGCCATCTTCAACATCCGCTTCTACCTCGCAGCCATTCCCATCGCCGGCCTCGTCCTCGCGTTGATCATCCTCTCGCGCCTCGGACTCACCGACCAACGCGTGCGCGAGATCCGCCGCGAGCTCGAGGCCCGCCGCGGCCGCGTTTGACCCTTCCTCACGCCCGCTCCGCTGCCTAGTCGTGCATTCGGTTCGCGACTCGGCCAGCCACCCCGCGTCGCTCCGCCGTGTCGGGTTGCACTTTCGCGGTGATACCTCATCGATTCGACGCGATGAGGCCCCCTGTCCTGCTCGTCTTCCTGATGCGCTTCGAGGAAGCGTCCGCCATGCTCCAGGCGATCGGCCAATACGAGCGTTCCCATCAACAGTGGTCCATCTTCCTCGACGACGAAGCGCGGGCCGAGCGCGACCCCGCTTGGCTCCGCAGCAAGAAATGGCGCGGCGTCATCAGCCGGCACACCACGCCGGAGCTCGTCGCCAACTGCCGGGCCCTCGGCATCCCTCTCGTCGACCTCAACGACACGCCACTCACACCCGGTGTCCCCAAGATCCGCCCCGACAACGTCGCCATCGGCCACCTCGGTGCCGAGCACTTCCTCGAACGCGGCTTCCACCACTTCGGCTTCACCGGATTCGCCAACGACACCTGGTCCTGCGAACGTCGCGACGGCTTCGTCGAAGCCCTCCGCCTAGCCGGACACTCCTGCTCGATCCTCGACGTCGAATACCCCGGCGACATCACCCCCGAATGGGACGCCGCCCAGTCCGCCGCCCTGGCCGCTTGGTTGAAGAAACTCCCCAAACCCGCCGCCGTCATGGCCTGCATGGACGTGCGAGCCTTCCAGGTCCTCTCGGCCGCTCACGACGCCGGGTTGCTCGTCCCCGAGGAAGTCGCCGTCCTCGGCGTCA from Opitutales bacterium ASA1 encodes the following:
- a CDS encoding DNA-binding transcriptional regulator, whose product is MRPPVLLVFLMRFEEASAMLQAIGQYERSHQQWSIFLDDEARAERDPAWLRSKKWRGVISRHTTPELVANCRALGIPLVDLNDTPLTPGVPKIRPDNVAIGHLGAEHFLERGFHHFGFTGFANDTWSCERRDGFVEALRLAGHSCSILDVEYPGDITPEWDAAQSAALAAWLKKLPKPAAVMACMDVRAFQVLSAAHDAGLLVPEEVAVLGVNNDATRCELSYPALSSVAPNAFQSGYLAAETLDRMLRGEDVGDVDIRVEPVGVTTRHSSDILAVDDKNVASALSFIRERACSGISVEDVLRYASSSRSQLEKKFRRYIGRSPQAEIRRVQMARVKQLLQETDFPLKRIAELSGFEHVEYMCVVFKRLTEETPGSFRKRTQAREA